One window of Synergistales bacterium genomic DNA carries:
- a CDS encoding TRAP transporter small permease → MRLIDYLEELLVVTSLLVMVIVNFGNVISRYLIHASWSFSEEIMVILFVYNSFLGASIAYKRGAHLGFTALTDLLPVSLRRKVVVLIGMLTVALMAVLSKAGYEMVQSQMMFNQRTPALGLPEWLAGASVPLGALLIILRVIQSTIIELRLLQVESFEGEQGGDA, encoded by the coding sequence TTGAGACTTATTGATTACCTTGAAGAGCTTTTGGTAGTGACTAGTCTCTTGGTAATGGTTATTGTCAATTTTGGTAACGTTATCTCCAGATACTTGATACATGCATCCTGGTCTTTTTCGGAAGAGATTATGGTAATTCTTTTCGTTTACAATAGTTTTCTGGGTGCGTCGATCGCATATAAGCGGGGAGCTCACCTTGGTTTTACAGCGCTTACGGACTTGTTGCCGGTCTCGTTGCGGCGCAAGGTTGTTGTGCTGATCGGGATGCTGACAGTGGCCCTGATGGCTGTGCTTTCCAAAGCCGGTTATGAGATGGTGCAAAGCCAGATGATGTTCAATCAGAGAACCCCCGCACTAGGACTGCCGGAATGGCTTGCCGGTGCTTCGGTTCCCTTAGGCGCGCTCCTGATTATACTGCGTGTGATCCAGTCAACGATCATCGAGCTCAGACTCTTGCAGGTTGAATCCTTTGAAGGCGAGCAGGGGGGAGATGCGTGA
- a CDS encoding TRAP transporter large permease has translation MAWILFGIFALALLLGVPISIALGVSAITSLILFGFPLSMFPAVMYASLGKFTLLAIPFFVLAGVIMEYAGISKRLVAFANVMMGHVTGGLAVVTVVVSCFFAAISGSGPATVAAIGAILMPAMVEAGYDRGFASALTAASGSVGIVIPPSIAFVVFGVLAEVSIGKLFMAGIVPGVILGISLIVVSLLLLKRNSGSLKKGRRHTWGERCHAFKDAIWGLLAPIIILGGIYGGIVTPTEAAGIAVVYGFFVGFFVYREIRIKDLWRLLVDASVGSAVVMFIIAFASVFAWLLTTGQIASSIAENMLGLTDNKYVLLFFMNVIFLVAGCFIDAASAFFIFVPIMLPVIHHIGVDPVVFGVFMTMNLAIGMATPPIGLDIFMASNIGKVPLKVISIKVIPFVLASLVALACVTYIPQLSLWFPHLLGM, from the coding sequence ATGGCCTGGATTCTGTTCGGTATCTTTGCGTTGGCTCTTCTGCTGGGTGTGCCAATCTCTATTGCTCTTGGCGTTTCGGCCATTACTTCGCTGATTTTGTTCGGTTTCCCTCTATCGATGTTTCCCGCGGTGATGTATGCCTCGCTGGGGAAGTTTACGTTGCTGGCGATTCCCTTCTTTGTCCTTGCCGGTGTGATCATGGAATATGCGGGGATTTCGAAGCGTCTTGTAGCCTTTGCCAATGTCATGATGGGGCATGTGACTGGTGGCCTGGCTGTTGTGACGGTTGTTGTCTCCTGCTTTTTTGCCGCCATCTCCGGTTCCGGTCCGGCGACGGTTGCCGCGATTGGGGCGATATTGATGCCCGCCATGGTTGAGGCAGGGTATGATAGAGGGTTTGCCTCGGCATTGACGGCGGCTTCCGGCAGTGTGGGGATTGTGATTCCTCCCAGCATTGCCTTTGTCGTCTTCGGGGTGCTGGCGGAGGTGTCGATCGGCAAGCTCTTTATGGCCGGTATTGTCCCGGGGGTCATCCTGGGGATCTCCCTGATTGTTGTCAGTCTCTTGCTGCTGAAGAGAAACAGCGGCTCCCTGAAGAAGGGCCGGCGGCACACCTGGGGGGAGCGGTGTCATGCTTTCAAGGATGCGATATGGGGGCTTCTGGCCCCGATTATCATCCTTGGGGGTATCTACGGTGGCATTGTGACGCCTACGGAAGCGGCGGGGATCGCGGTGGTCTACGGGTTTTTCGTGGGTTTTTTCGTCTATCGGGAGATCAGGATCAAGGATCTCTGGCGCCTCCTCGTTGATGCTTCGGTGGGCTCCGCGGTTGTGATGTTTATCATCGCCTTTGCCAGCGTATTCGCCTGGCTGTTGACGACAGGTCAGATCGCCAGCTCCATTGCGGAGAACATGCTTGGTCTGACAGACAATAAGTATGTGTTGTTGTTTTTCATGAACGTCATCTTCCTTGTTGCGGGGTGTTTCATTGACGCGGCATCGGCCTTTTTCATCTTTGTTCCGATTATGCTTCCCGTGATCCATCACATCGGTGTCGATCCGGTGGTGTTTGGCGTTTTCATGACCATGAACCTGGCGATCGGCATGGCAACCCCTCCCATAGGACTGGATATCTTTATGGCATCGAATATCGGGAAGGTCCCGTTGAAGGTGATCTCCATAAAAGTGATTCCCTTTGTGTTGGCCAGCCTGGTTGCGCTTGCCTGTGTCACCTACATACCCCAGCTTTCCCTGTGGTTCCCGCATCTGTTGGGGATG